The Topomyia yanbarensis strain Yona2022 chromosome 3, ASM3024719v1, whole genome shotgun sequence nucleotide sequence CATCGTTCAGctttaattcataattcatcTCTGGGGTGCTACTTATTTCCTGTTGGAAAACTTTCTTCAGTCTCTCCcgtctttctctctctgtttcTTTGTAGAGCTTGTTTCGAATTGCTAATTCGTAGTCCAATTCTTCCTCACTTAAATCAAACGCATTTATTAGCGGAGTTCCGCTTGCTATGAAGGACATAATGCTAATCGTTCAATTTGTTCTCTTTTCAGAAAAATCGGCACTCAACGAAAAATGCAGCAATATGGTGTAATAACCGCTTCTTAAGCAGAAaattcaaatataaaaatataatcaaaattcaaaattgttttcccataAATCCCTTCACCAAAATATCCCAGAAACTCAAAATACTAGATActtaaaattcaaagaaaaaaaaatcaataacttaaAGTGCTCTAATCCAATCTAACCCACTAAATTAAACCTAATAATCCTATTAATCtacattaccaaaaaaaaacaaatcggaGAAAACCAAATATCAaccacaaatttaaaaattcaattttgaacaGGGCAAGGTTTCTTTAAAGTTGGGCGCCAATGTAAGGGGGATTCTGGTAGGGCCTCTAAATACCCGGCTTATGCGCCAGACGACGAAGTCGTCTGCCGGGATTACAGATCAGTTTGCCCTGGCTAGCTTTAATTCCTAACCCTACCGCAGAATCCGCCTCCAGTTCATCTCCCACCCCAAAGCTCCCAATACCTTTTCCTACCAGTCTTTACGAATATTCCCAAAACTTtccaaaataatgaaattccaaTTATCTTGCTTTTAAACAGTCTAGagaaactttttatttaaacccttttatttttaattgcaaatttcgtctACTTTAATATCGTTTCAGAGTTTATTTTCCTGTTTCTCTCCTATCGCTATCCTACCTTCGTGACGTCATCTAACCTTGGTTTCTTAATTTCTCCCGAACTGTGCGGGGCctaatctctctctctctctctctctctctcacttcTTACCCTACTTTACAATTTCCAATTCCCTACTCTCAACGCGCACTATGAAAGTTCGTATGTATGGTTGTGGTTGGTCGTACTTACAGGCACTGGAACGGTTACCTGGTTCGCACTCGAGTGGTGAATATGCCAATGGTTTCGGCTCACCGTCGGGTGCTGATGGATTCGCTGCCCACCGGCGATGCTGGTTCGATGCTACGATGTGCGACGAGGCGTTCGTTGTAGGCCACCCGGTGGGTGGGTGGTAAATTGCACCGTATCGATGCTCGACGGACGATGCTGTGTTCACTGTGGGCCACCAGTGGGTGGTGGCAAAGCGTGCTGCTTCGGTTCGCCCACGGACGATTTGTACGGCGGTCGATGCGGGCCACCAATGGATAGTGGCGAAGCGTACTGCTTTGGTTTCACTGTTGCTGCGGTTGGATGATTTCGAGCAGTGCGAAGCGGAACTGATGCTGTTCGCTGCGGCGGGGATGGCGTTTGACAGCCGGTGCACTGCGGGCGGTGATGGCGTGCACCAAGGATTGCACACGTGGTCGCACGACGAGGACGCGGTACAGCGTCCCTTCTGGGCTGTTAGCTGCGTGAGTAGCAGGCGAATCTCTCTGGCGTTGGGGAAAATCTTTCCCTTTGAACACGACTCGCTTTCGTGGCAACCGGTAATGGCGGGTGGTGCCGCGAGGCCGAGATTTTTATTGCAGCCAACGCACTCCAGATGTGCCAATAGTAGCACGCAGCCACGAGGCGATTGTCACATCCGGGGGATTGCCAAGAATACCCGAGGTCACTGCACTCACCGAAAATAGCGGATGTATTCCACTGTCGTCCTGTTGGATGGAGCAGAGCCCGGTCGGTGTTGAGCGTCGACTTGCACTCCGGTGCTTGGTCGATCCTTAGACCAACACTAAATATACAGAAAGCCCAACGATGTCGGCCACCAACATGGAAGCTGTGGAACAACCAAATTAGCATACGAACTTTTGTCTTATTTTATCACATTTACCTGACGCTAGTTCTATTTTTTCTACTCTAGCCTTTGTAATTATTCCTTGATTCACTCACTCTCGATCTATAGTAAATAATTCCTATAGCAAATGATCAttaattatacaatttttttctgaacaaTTAAAATTACTCACAATTCAAATATAGTCTATTGTTTTAATCACTCACGACTTTTTTCTAATTCACCAAGAGAAGAAACTCTGTAAATCTCGGCTACTGATAAAAGCCAACTTCAATTTATATTATGTTCATTACTACGGTCTAAATAATTAGTTTTCACTACACTGTTTTTAATGTTGTTCACTCGGCGGTTCGTAAGGGAAAGAGTCGATCGATCGTGAACCGCGATCTACAGACCTACATTTCTACTGGACTCAATTTCCCCTTGTACTGATTTCCGGTTTTATTATGTTTCCGGTTTCTTGAATTATTTTTACTACGTTATACTTTTTTCTAGAAAAATGGTTTCCGGTACAAAAGGTTGATATCAGTTTTCCCCGTTTCTCCCACATTACCCTTACGCGAAAATTTATATTTGCGATTCGAGCACTGTCCTCCACGTTGCATACGTGTAGGCTAAATCTACTTAAAACTATTGCTTCTATGAAACGACTATGAACTCGTTTCATgtgtaatatgtcgcaaataataaaacggccaggcctactgtgcagagtttggtttaaagatgtttcaaaattatacagcaattaaattattcatttaatgaataatctaACTAACGAATTATTTTGAATCTTGAAGGTAGGAAGACAatcgtaccgaccgtttcagtgtaAAGGGGATATGATTAATCGATGGGAGTAACtcggctaagaaggttaatgtcactcctttagaCCTGCTATGTATCTAAAGTCAGCATATGtaatttaaaaaacctgttttaatccatctggtggtgcaattgcgcctttctcatttatccaaactatgattcattagctggttttgttcaatagaattgtggaaatgtctattacattcttatttcacttagcacgtatcccacgactaccacgaaagtagacgctgactcactttaaacaaaaaagtatagggGAGAACGGGACTGGtttgcggtgttttcagtttcccTTTTTAGCGCTTTGATGTAGATAGATCTTGCCAAATAGAACATGTCGCTGTTGCcaacatccctgaattttatcaaagtgtttgttgcattgtctttatttttatagacaaaaatgtgTGACGCGGTAAACCCGCCAATTTTCCCCAGCCCCgggataagttggcggtatgtatgaatggagattcaattacatcAAAGGTTCGTGCTGAaagatttttcaataaaattgtatattaaccgacaattGCCAATATATGTCAatctcaataccccggcattttattttgatgcatattccatattcaaaaacatattttcgaaattcttctggcgattggccgaagtaaatatcccctgcattgactagatacacaaagttttactttggagtgaattccaaaaataaaaatatttaatgacTACATTTGCTCTGTAAATAGTAGcaccaacttgccccgcgtgcgtcaccgcctacttaccccaaccgcatattttacaaaaaaaaactatttaaaaagctACTTTAATTCATGGATGGttttaatatctatacggatactgaaagctctttttacgCACTCTCGACAAATATAATCAATTGAGAAGTAGATTTAAAATCACCCCAAATATCACAaactgtttaaaatttaaaaaaaatacttgctatgctcgaaaacacaatatagaccacaacttctacaaaacaaaatgttttttaacaaaaacacattgggtAATGGGTTTCActtaacttgaggtacacaatggtacagcgccatatgtctaatagaaacgaagacaaagggatgccgccaactagccccgggctcccctaatatttaattaacttaatcagcatgagttcgatGTTATCttcattatattttgaaatgttgatggAGTGGGTTTGGAAGTGGGGGAGGGGGTGGGTTAGTAGAATGgtgagtggaggatgcgtcagaaatccttcatcttatttcggaatacggggtggatgaaggaaatgcggatgtgagggtggtccgggcctcggttgaagggtcgattttttcagtgattgTATAACTTTTCTTTgtatgagaaaggaaaaacgCTTGTGTGCGTGAATGGAGACACCTATAAGAGggcttaataaaaaaaatcatcggcgtcggcggtaaaacatgatgatgagttatgttctaccatagaccatgcggtagacttgggtgcaactcctactctgcagaacgcaaagaattcttcacatttcctttcgatcatgccctgcctagttctagttttccgttctaagtttataactgattcgctttagaatacctatccgtctttcaatttcattgctttcgtttctcttagtctaaaatttgccgaaaatagccaacaaaatcgtaAAGGTATTTTTAGGAAAACCTTGCGACCAACGAAAAAGCAACTCGAAAAGGCTCTGGAAGCCGAGATTAAGCGAAGTTCTAATTTAtctataaaattgaaacaagtacaaaacaacaacaaacaactttgcgAGTTTAAGTCACGATTCGGTAAGGACACTGATGCCATGCCTGGGTACTCAACAATGCACGAGGACCATGTGGAAAATcaaagcaactcgatgctaatGACATCCATGAACACTCTTTCTGTGGTTTCACTCAATATACCAGAATGCAAACCGGCCGAAAATGAAGACGAAATCGAAGGAATTATTGGAAGCGTCTATGGACCTGGTTGGAATAACCGATGAACTCACTATGATGAACGTACTGAAGGTGAAGGCTGGACTTAAATTGTTAGAAGTACTCGAGGGCACCCCTCCGCAAACGTCGCCGGATGCAGTGTGCGTACCTTACTCGAATGCGGTGAAACGATTGAAGGATTTCTTTGGATCTCGCGAGTATAGTCTTATGCAGTGACGAAAGTTTAGGTCGATGGTACACAATCAGGGCGAATCCGATACAAAGTACGTGAAGCGCGTAATTGCGGCGGCTAAGTTATGCGATTTTGATGGAGATAAGATGACGGAAAGTGTGGTGTAGGTAATTGACATTTTGGGGATGAATTTCCGCATAGTGTTATGTATTTTAGTTTGTGTGGAAATGGTGACGAGTCTGGGATCTTCCGTTaatcttccggcagtcgcgctggtgcactgagtgcacgctgctctgaaaagctaGCGAATTGTCTTTGGGCAACTGCGGTTACTCATTCAGTgtcatgcgcgacttccggaaggttaagtaGGCACCGCTTTAACATACTCTATTATATTCCAAACACCCTTGAAGGTGGTCGTAACCCATTCTTAGGTCAATTTGCAATGTAAAGTTTGTTCGCgacaggaatcaggaatcagaatatattggctcaaatggcacgttccccgtacatagtcggggatttgtgccttgccgtgtgttttcatcatttcctgagcggaaggaaaggacaaggaggtgtggggaagtagaattggaagggtgggaaaaataacagcacaaaacaaaaataaacaacaggtaagttaaactcacaagtagttcaacttgcctgcgaataagcctaaagctctttaccacattggataagaaactttagtatgtctctgagtttcagtcgaccaaacatggtttcgtctatataaggacggctgaagactcgaaatcgcaattgcgctaccgctggacagctgcatatcagatgatatgaggttccgtagtcggattcacaaagatcacatgaaaaagactcagcgcgctgaatagttttgttttggccTCACCTTGGTGTGTTCCGGCCGAGAATATGGTCCGAGGCCAAATTTTGGACGCTCCTTAAAACAGCTGTTCGCGACTGTTTTCCTTTCCTTCCAGGGCGGACTTACGCAGGCAAACGACGACGGTAGCGGATCCAAGAATGTTGACCGGCGAATGAAGGCGGCAATAAAACACTTATTCACTTCactaaaacatttatttcataCTACTGACTACACTATTTTATTTGGTTCTAAATTAAACGACGACTAAACTTTACTGACTTAGCGCAATGAAGGCTGACTTACGAATgaatataataaacacaacaTAAATCCACACATAcgatataacataaaaacatataCATAATGCCCTAATACACGGGTGTCGCTGTAGCGATCGGTTCGCATCTCTTGTCGGAGTTGGTGTTTTTTACGATATTTCCGCACCTCTTCTTCTCTAGAGAACTGTCAAAGTGTCAACATATAATTTCCAACATAGCCGGCCACCTAAATTAACTACTAATTTACATATTTTGATTCCTTTACAGAtaatattttggattttttttttacaaaaaatacttagctgGCTCCGCTATTAGCCATTGATGATGCTGCTGTTGCAGATTGGAGTTGTTCCTGGTGTGGATGCAGGTTATGGTTGATCGGAAGTGGACAAATTCTGGATGTTGGACGAGTGTAAATACCAGCTGCTGTTTTCACCGTCGCTACTCGTGTACAACCGTCTTCTCCAGGATGAGTGGCGATGATTCTGGCGAGCGGCCAATTAAGCGATGGTTTGTTGTCCTCTCGTACCAAAACCAATTGCCCGACATGGATCTCGACCGGTGATGAAGATGTTTGCTGCTGGCTGTTGAGCTCCGTCAAATATTCCTTCTTCCATCGAATCCAGTGCTGTTGAATTAGCTGCTGCAGTTGCTGATAGTGCTTGAGCCGATTCATTGGGGTGCTTGTATAGTCTGGATCTGGTAGTGCTGTTAACGATGTTCCAGTAAGGAAATGTCCTGGTGTAAGCACGTCAAGTTCGGTAGGGTCTTCGGAAAGCGGAGTGAGCGGACGAGCATTCATATTTGCTTCGATTTGCGTTAAAAGGGTTGCATAATCCTCATATGACAGCTTACAGTTACCGAGAGTTTTAGTTAGCGAActttttgcggtttttacagCTGCTTCCCAAAGCCCACCGAAGTTGGGTGCTCTGGGAGGtataaatttccattcaattctcCTACTAGTGCATTCGTTGGCGATTTTTTCCTGATCTTTCTTATTATTGAGCATAGTATGTAAAGCCGTTAGTACGTTTTTTGCTCCTTGGAAATTAGTTCCATTGTCCGAGTGAATCTCTGCGGGGTTGCCGCGACGAGCGATGAAACGGCGCAAAGCGGCGACGAATGCATCCGTCGAGAGATCGCAAACCAGCTCCAAATGGACCGCTTTGGTGGCGAAGCAAATAAACACGGCGATGAATGCTTTCTGTGGGGCTGCTCGTCGATGTACAGGTTTCATATAAACGGGTCCACAATAATCTACACCTGTAATTGTGCATGGTCTGCTGGGAACTGTGCGAGCAGTGGGAAGTTGGCCGATGGGTTGGGTTATAGGAACAGGGCGGTGGCGAAAGCATTTTAGGCATTTGCGACACACGAAATTTACCAGATCTCTACCGCGTAATGGCCAGAATTCTTGCCGAATTGATGCTGGTGTCATTCGGGGGCCAGAATGAAATGCAAGGGTGTGATGATGCTCTGCGATGAGGCGCGATAGTGGGTGCTTGCTGGGGAGAATCATAGGGTGCTTGGTTGGGTATTCTTCTTCAGAGTATTGAAGCCGGCCACCGACACGAAGTATGCCATTTGCATCTACGATTGGACGACGACCTTTCAATGCAGACTGCGATGGAATTGGCCGACCGTATTTTAATGCTTTCAACTCTTCCGGGAACATTTGCTGCTGTACACCTTTGACCAAAGCATGCTTAGCTGCTTGCAATTCATCTGCAGTGATAAACGATTCCTTCCGTCGGTTACTTTTTGATCTGCAACGGTTTGCGAAACGCAGTATGTAGGCGGTGATGTGTACAAGCCTCAAAAATGATGACTACCGTTCATACAGGGGATATTAGGACAAGATGCTTTGCGTTACTAGGACAGTTTTTCTTCTCTCTAGTATTTCCTCCGGTGGGGGTTCTGTATTAAGACGTTTGGGCCAGTTTTCTTCCAGTTTCAGGAGCCAAGATGGACCACCTGGCCATACGGTATTGGACACAAAA carries:
- the LOC131687709 gene encoding uncharacterized protein LOC131687709; this encodes MKPVHRRAAPQKAFIAVFICFATKAVHLELVCDLSTDAFVAALRRFIARRGNPAEIHSDNGTNFQGAKNVLTALHTMLNNKKDQEKIANECTSRRIEWKFIPPRAPNFGGLWEAAVKTAKSSLTKTLGNCKLSYEDYATLLTQIEANMNARPLTPLSEDPTELDVLTPGHFLTGTSLTALPDPDYTSTPMNRLKHYQQLQQLIQQHWIRWKKEYLTELNSQQQTSSSPVEIHVGQLVLVREDNKPSLNWPLARIIATHPGEDGCTRVATVKTAAGIYTRPTSRICPLPINHNLHPHQEQLQSATAASSMANSGAS